The proteins below come from a single Streptococcus porcinus genomic window:
- a CDS encoding thiamine pyrophosphate-dependent dehydrogenase E1 component subunit alpha — protein sequence MVTVSREQHLDMFLKMERIREFDSRINKLVRRGFVQGMTHFSVGEEAANVGAVAHLTYDDIIFSNHRGHGQSIAKDMDLNKMMAELAGKATGVSKGRGGSMHLADFEKGNYGTNGIVGGGYALAVGAALTQQYKGTNNIVVAFSGDGATNEGSFHESVNMAATWKLPVIFFIINNRYGISMNINNATNTPHLYTRAEAYGIPGFYCEDGNDLMAVYETMDQAVKHVRGGNGPAIVEVESYRWFGHSTADAGKYRTKEEVASWKEKDPMLKYRAYLTKEGIATDEELDAIQAQVKQEIDDAYEYAQNSPDPELSVAYEDIWVD from the coding sequence ATGGTAACAGTTTCTAGAGAACAACATTTGGATATGTTTTTAAAAATGGAACGTATCCGTGAATTCGATTCACGTATTAACAAACTTGTACGTCGAGGTTTTGTACAAGGGATGACTCACTTCTCAGTAGGTGAAGAAGCGGCCAATGTTGGTGCAGTCGCACATTTAACTTATGATGACATTATTTTCTCAAATCACCGTGGACATGGACAATCTATTGCTAAAGACATGGATTTGAACAAAATGATGGCTGAGTTGGCTGGTAAAGCAACTGGTGTTTCTAAAGGTCGCGGAGGCTCAATGCACTTGGCTGACTTTGAAAAAGGGAACTACGGAACTAACGGTATCGTTGGTGGTGGCTATGCGCTTGCAGTAGGTGCTGCCCTAACACAACAATATAAAGGAACAAATAACATTGTTGTTGCTTTCTCAGGTGATGGCGCAACAAATGAAGGTTCTTTCCACGAGTCTGTTAACATGGCAGCAACCTGGAAGTTACCAGTTATCTTCTTCATTATCAACAACCGTTACGGCATCTCAATGAACATTAACAATGCAACCAACACACCTCACCTTTATACACGTGCGGAAGCTTATGGCATTCCTGGTTTTTATTGTGAAGATGGTAATGACTTAATGGCTGTTTATGAAACAATGGACCAAGCTGTTAAACATGTCCGTGGTGGTAACGGCCCTGCAATCGTTGAAGTAGAATCTTACCGTTGGTTTGGTCATTCAACTGCTGATGCTGGTAAATACCGTACGAAAGAAGAAGTTGCTTCTTGGAAAGAAAAAGATCCAATGCTTAAATACAGAGCTTACCTCACAAAAGAAGGTATCGCTACTGATGAAGAATTGGATGCTATTCAAGCACAAGTAAAACAAGAAATTGACGATGCTTATGAATATGCTCAAAACAGTCCAGACCCAGAACTTTCAGTTGCCTACGAAGATATTTGGGTTGACTAA
- a CDS encoding alpha-ketoacid dehydrogenase subunit beta, which produces MSETKLMALREAVNLAMTEEMRKDENIYLMGEDVGVYGGDFGTSVGMIEEFGAKRVKDTPISEAAISGAAIGSAITGLRPIVDVTFMDFLTIMMDAIVNNGAKNNYMFGGGLKTPVTFRVASGSGIGSAAQHSQSLEAWMTHIPGIKVVAPGNANDAKGLLKSAIRDNNIVIFMEPKALYGKKEEVNQDPDFYIPLGKGEIKREGTDLTIISYGRMLERVLQAAEEVAEEGINVEVLDPRTLVPLDKELIIESVKKTGKVMLVNDAYKTGGYTGEIATMITESEAFDYLDHPIVRLASEDVPVPYARVLEQAILPDVEKIKAAIVKMAKNGNE; this is translated from the coding sequence ATGAGTGAAACAAAATTAATGGCTTTGCGTGAAGCCGTAAATCTTGCCATGACAGAAGAAATGCGCAAAGATGAAAATATCTACCTTATGGGTGAAGATGTTGGTGTGTATGGTGGAGACTTCGGAACATCAGTTGGAATGATTGAAGAATTCGGAGCAAAACGTGTTAAAGATACCCCAATCTCAGAAGCAGCTATCTCAGGTGCAGCTATCGGTTCTGCAATCACAGGTCTTCGTCCGATCGTTGACGTCACCTTCATGGATTTCTTGACAATCATGATGGATGCTATTGTTAACAATGGTGCTAAAAACAACTACATGTTTGGTGGTGGTTTGAAAACACCAGTAACCTTCCGTGTAGCATCAGGTTCAGGTATTGGATCAGCAGCGCAGCACTCACAATCACTTGAAGCATGGATGACACATATCCCAGGTATCAAAGTGGTTGCACCAGGTAACGCCAACGATGCAAAAGGACTTCTAAAATCTGCTATCCGAGATAACAATATCGTTATCTTTATGGAACCAAAAGCACTTTATGGTAAAAAAGAAGAAGTTAACCAAGATCCAGATTTCTATATTCCACTAGGAAAAGGTGAAATCAAGCGTGAAGGTACGGACTTGACAATCATTTCATACGGCCGTATGTTAGAACGCGTTCTTCAAGCTGCTGAAGAAGTTGCTGAAGAAGGAATCAATGTCGAAGTTCTTGACCCACGTACCTTAGTGCCACTTGATAAAGAGTTAATCATTGAATCTGTTAAGAAAACAGGTAAAGTTATGTTAGTCAATGACGCCTACAAAACTGGTGGTTACACTGGCGAGATTGCAACAATGATTACAGAAAGTGAAGCATTTGATTACCTTGACCATCCAATTGTTCGTTTAGCAAGTGAAGATGTGCCAGTTCCTTACGCACGTGTATTAGAACAAGCTATCTTACCAGATGTTGAAAAAATCAAAGCAGCTATTGTTAAAATGGCTAAAAACGGTAACGAATAG
- a CDS encoding dihydrolipoamide acetyltransferase, translating to MAVEIIMPKLGVDMQEGEIIEWKKQEGDTVNEGDILLEINSDKTNMEIEAEDAGVLLKILRHEGDVVPVTEVISYIGAEGESVDNIASSEKATEIPAPNSADAAPTVAPKEAVERPAIEVPATSAPQGDDSQVRATPAARKAAREMGVSLGQVPGSGPKGRVHAEDVENFKTAQPKASPLARKMAADAGIDLATVKGSGFKGKVMKEDILALTEAAKPAQAPAAKSAAAEKPKADLPEGVEIIKMSAMRKAISKGMTNSYLTAPSFTLNYDIDMTEMMALRKKLIDPIMEKTGLKVSFTDLIGMAVVKTLMKPEHRYMNASLINDAQEIELHKFVNIGIAVGLDDGLIVPVVHNADKMTLAEFVVASKDVIKKTQAGKLKAAEMAGSTFSITNLGMFGTKTFNPIINQPNSAILGVGATIPTPTVVDGEIVARPIMAMCLTIDHRIVDGMNGAKFMVDLKNLMENPFGLLI from the coding sequence ATGGCTGTCGAAATCATTATGCCAAAACTCGGTGTTGATATGCAAGAAGGCGAAATCATCGAGTGGAAAAAACAAGAAGGTGATACCGTCAACGAAGGCGATATTCTTCTTGAAATTAATTCAGACAAAACCAATATGGAAATCGAAGCAGAAGATGCTGGAGTTCTCCTAAAAATCCTTCGTCACGAAGGTGACGTTGTTCCTGTTACAGAAGTTATCAGCTACATTGGAGCAGAAGGTGAGTCTGTTGATAATATCGCTTCAAGTGAGAAAGCAACAGAAATTCCTGCACCAAATTCAGCTGATGCTGCGCCAACAGTTGCTCCAAAAGAAGCAGTTGAGCGACCAGCAATTGAAGTGCCAGCAACATCAGCACCACAAGGAGATGATTCTCAGGTCCGTGCCACACCTGCTGCGCGTAAAGCAGCAAGAGAGATGGGCGTAAGCCTTGGTCAAGTTCCTGGTTCAGGACCAAAAGGCCGTGTGCATGCTGAAGACGTAGAAAACTTTAAAACTGCCCAACCTAAAGCATCACCATTGGCTCGTAAAATGGCTGCCGACGCAGGTATTGACTTAGCAACTGTTAAAGGCAGTGGCTTCAAAGGCAAAGTGATGAAAGAAGATATCCTTGCGCTTACAGAAGCTGCCAAACCTGCTCAGGCACCTGCTGCCAAATCAGCTGCTGCTGAAAAACCAAAAGCAGATCTACCTGAAGGCGTTGAAATCATCAAGATGTCAGCAATGCGTAAAGCCATCTCTAAAGGTATGACCAACTCTTACCTAACAGCTCCGTCATTTACCCTCAACTATGACATCGACATGACAGAAATGATGGCTCTTCGTAAGAAACTGATTGATCCAATCATGGAAAAAACAGGTCTTAAAGTATCCTTCACCGACCTAATTGGTATGGCTGTTGTTAAAACATTGATGAAACCTGAACACCGTTACATGAATGCTTCATTAATCAATGATGCTCAAGAGATTGAATTGCATAAATTTGTCAATATTGGTATCGCAGTTGGTTTAGACGATGGGCTTATTGTGCCAGTTGTACACAATGCTGATAAAATGACACTAGCAGAATTTGTCGTAGCCTCTAAAGATGTGATTAAGAAAACCCAGGCTGGTAAATTAAAAGCTGCTGAAATGGCAGGTTCTACCTTCTCAATCACCAACTTAGGAATGTTTGGAACTAAAACATTTAACCCAATTATCAACCAACCTAACTCAGCAATCTTAGGTGTAGGTGCAACTATCCCAACACCAACAGTCGTTGACGGTGAAATTGTGGCGCGTCCAATCATGGCTATGTGCTTAACCATCGACCACCGTATTGTCGATGGTATGAATGGTGCTAAATTCATGGTTGATTTGAAGAACTTGATGGAAAACCCATTTGGACTTTTAATCTAA
- the lpdA gene encoding dihydrolipoyl dehydrogenase encodes MAVEIIMPKLGVDMQEGEIIEWKKQEGDTVNEGDILLEINSDKTNMEIEAEDAGVLLKIVRQAGDVVPVTEVIGYIGAEGEEIQEGSSGAAAEKATADLEAAGLEVPKAPAQPDAPAAKADKAPLADNEYDIVVIGGGPAGYYAAIRGAQLGGKIAIVEKTEFGGTCLNVGCIPTKTYLKNAEILDGLKIAAGRGINLASTNYTIDMDKTVEFKNSVVKTLTGGVKGLLKANKVTIFNGLGQVNPDKTVSIGSETIKGRNIILATGSKVSRINIPGIDSKLVLTSDDILDLREMPKTLAVMGGGVVGIELGLVWASYGVEVTVIEMADRIIPAMDKEVSTELQKILTKKGMKIKTSVGVEEIVEANNQLTLKLNNGEEVVAEKALLSIGRVPQMNGLENLNLEMDRNRIKVNAYQETSIPGIYAPGDVNGTKMLAHAAYRMGEVAAENAMHGNVRKANLEFTPAAVYTHPEVAMVGITEEDARAKYGDILVGRNSFTGNGRAIASNEAHGFVKVIADAKFHEILGVHIIGPAAAEMINEAATIMESELTVDELLLSIHGHPTFSEVMYEAFADVLGEAIHNPPKRK; translated from the coding sequence ATGGCTGTTGAAATTATTATGCCAAAACTCGGTGTAGACATGCAAGAAGGTGAAATCATCGAGTGGAAAAAACAAGAAGGTGACACTGTTAATGAAGGTGACATTTTACTAGAAATCAACTCAGATAAAACCAACATGGAAATCGAAGCAGAAGATGCTGGTGTTCTTTTGAAAATCGTTCGTCAAGCTGGCGATGTTGTTCCTGTCACAGAAGTGATTGGTTACATCGGAGCAGAAGGTGAAGAAATCCAAGAAGGTTCATCAGGCGCTGCAGCTGAAAAAGCAACTGCTGACCTTGAGGCAGCTGGTCTTGAAGTACCAAAAGCACCTGCCCAACCAGACGCACCTGCAGCAAAAGCAGACAAAGCACCACTTGCAGACAATGAATATGACATCGTTGTTATCGGTGGTGGCCCTGCTGGTTACTACGCAGCTATCCGTGGTGCGCAACTTGGCGGTAAAATTGCTATCGTTGAAAAAACTGAGTTTGGTGGTACCTGCTTAAACGTTGGTTGTATCCCTACCAAAACCTACCTCAAAAATGCGGAAATCCTTGACGGTTTGAAAATTGCAGCTGGTCGCGGTATCAATCTTGCATCAACCAACTACACTATCGACATGGATAAAACAGTAGAGTTTAAAAACTCTGTTGTTAAAACCCTAACTGGTGGTGTTAAGGGTCTTCTTAAGGCTAACAAAGTAACCATCTTTAACGGTCTAGGTCAAGTTAACCCAGATAAAACTGTAAGCATTGGTTCTGAAACAATCAAAGGTCGCAACATTATCCTTGCTACTGGATCAAAAGTATCACGTATCAACATTCCAGGTATTGATTCTAAACTAGTTCTGACATCTGATGATATCCTTGACTTACGTGAAATGCCAAAAACTCTAGCTGTTATGGGTGGTGGTGTCGTTGGTATCGAACTTGGTCTTGTTTGGGCTTCTTATGGTGTAGAGGTTACTGTTATTGAAATGGCAGACCGCATTATCCCTGCGATGGATAAAGAAGTATCAACTGAACTCCAAAAAATCTTGACCAAAAAAGGTATGAAGATTAAAACTTCAGTTGGTGTTGAAGAAATCGTAGAAGCAAACAACCAATTAACCTTGAAACTCAACAACGGCGAAGAAGTTGTTGCTGAAAAAGCTTTGCTGTCTATCGGTCGTGTCCCACAAATGAATGGTCTTGAAAATCTTAATCTTGAGATGGATCGTAACCGTATCAAAGTTAATGCCTACCAAGAAACATCTATCCCTGGCATTTATGCACCGGGTGATGTTAACGGAACTAAGATGCTTGCCCACGCAGCTTACCGTATGGGTGAAGTTGCAGCAGAAAACGCAATGCATGGTAACGTCCGCAAAGCTAACCTTGAGTTCACTCCGGCTGCTGTTTACACACACCCAGAAGTGGCTATGGTTGGTATCACAGAAGAAGATGCCCGTGCTAAATATGGAGATATCCTAGTAGGACGTAACAGCTTCACAGGGAACGGACGTGCCATTGCTTCAAACGAAGCGCATGGTTTCGTAAAAGTTATCGCTGACGCTAAATTCCACGAAATCCTCGGTGTTCACATCATTGGTCCTGCAGCCGCAGAGATGATTAACGAAGCAGCAACTATCATGGAATCAGAATTGACCGTTGATGAATTGCTTCTTTCAATCCATGGTCACCCAACCTTCTCAGAAGTGATGTATGAAGCATTCGCTGACGTTTTAGGCGAAGCAATCCATAACCCACCAAAAAGAAAATAA
- a CDS encoding lipoate--protein ligase: MKYIVNKSNNPAYNIALEAYAFRELLSEDEIFILWINEPAIIIGKHQNTIQEINKEYTDEHGIHVVRRLSGGGAVYHDLNNLNYTIISNKSAEGAFDFKTFSQPVIETLADLGVTAEFTGRNDLEINGKKFCGNAQAYYKGRMMHHGCLLFDVDMTVLGDALKVSKDKIASKGIKSVRARVTNILDELPEKITVTEFSDKILEKMKETYPEMTEYVLSEDELAKIQKSADEQFGSWDWTYGKAPEYTIERNVRYAAGKINTFANVENSIIKNIKIYGDFFGIKDVQDIESLLIGCKYDYKDVLEKLQTIDTTQYFSGMTVQEVAKAIVA, from the coding sequence ATGAAATACATTGTTAACAAAAGTAATAATCCAGCCTATAATATTGCCTTAGAAGCTTATGCTTTTAGAGAATTACTATCTGAAGACGAGATTTTTATCCTATGGATTAACGAACCAGCCATCATTATTGGTAAGCACCAAAACACTATCCAAGAAATCAACAAAGAATACACAGATGAGCATGGTATTCATGTTGTCCGTCGTCTATCAGGTGGCGGTGCGGTTTATCACGACTTAAACAACCTCAACTATACTATTATTTCTAACAAGTCAGCTGAAGGTGCCTTTGATTTCAAGACCTTCTCACAACCTGTTATTGAGACCCTTGCGGACCTTGGTGTCACAGCTGAGTTTACTGGCCGTAATGACTTAGAAATCAATGGGAAAAAGTTCTGCGGTAATGCGCAAGCCTATTACAAAGGTCGTATGATGCACCATGGTTGCCTTCTCTTTGATGTTGATATGACCGTGCTTGGCGATGCCCTTAAAGTTAGCAAGGATAAAATTGCTTCTAAAGGGATTAAATCAGTTCGTGCCCGTGTGACAAATATCCTTGATGAACTACCAGAGAAAATCACTGTAACCGAGTTCTCCGATAAAATCCTTGAAAAAATGAAGGAAACCTATCCTGAAATGACGGAATATGTCCTGTCAGAAGATGAACTAGCTAAGATTCAAAAGTCAGCCGATGAGCAGTTTGGAAGCTGGGACTGGACCTATGGCAAGGCTCCTGAATACACGATTGAGCGGAATGTTCGCTACGCAGCTGGTAAGATTAATACGTTTGCCAATGTTGAAAACTCCATTATCAAGAATATTAAAATCTATGGAGACTTCTTTGGGATTAAAGATGTTCAAGACATTGAGAGTCTCTTGATTGGTTGTAAGTATGACTATAAAGATGTTCTTGAAAAACTCCAAACCATTGACACCACTCAGTACTTCTCTGGCATGACTGTCCAAGAAGTGGCTAAAGCCATTGTTGCTTAA
- a CDS encoding YSIRK-targeted surface antigen transcriptional regulator has product MQHHPILESLHICLKLPIIILNQDLKLLKAFFHAPCQPRLTADLLAELALVRKRKSLLPFTLLTSPSGLSLALYPFHDYFFLFGPFQLDQKLTKLSTLAQTHPVSQKCLDLDIELGSYHVMDSSHLLHLIHYFFTNEIHFLKTEQAQMTNQILLDIRKGLSEKLLQECHFEEESGFDFESQLLESIKKGDLQKVRLFLSQDLTPSSYHKDLRSEKNYSIILFEKLSQLAIMTGVDQHYAHHSRDYYIDKCEACQKASEVLLLRESAIILFTQKIGQFNSHSYLISNILHYINQNLSKKLLIGTIAKEFNFSESNIRKLFRKEMACSIQQYISRKKIEEAKILLRQQTSVTEISNTLGYSDAAHFSRSFKAMVGMSPKQFQTAPIRDIV; this is encoded by the coding sequence ATGCAGCATCATCCAATCTTAGAATCCTTGCATATTTGTTTAAAATTACCCATTATCATTTTGAATCAAGACTTAAAGCTGCTTAAGGCTTTTTTTCATGCTCCGTGTCAGCCCAGACTCACTGCTGACTTGCTAGCTGAGCTAGCTCTGGTTCGTAAACGTAAAAGCTTGTTGCCTTTTACTTTATTAACGAGTCCTTCTGGCCTCAGCTTAGCCCTTTACCCTTTTCATGACTACTTCTTTTTATTTGGTCCCTTTCAATTGGATCAGAAACTGACAAAACTGTCAACTTTGGCTCAGACTCATCCTGTCAGTCAGAAATGTCTGGATCTCGATATAGAGCTTGGGAGTTATCATGTCATGGACAGTAGTCACCTGCTCCATCTCATTCACTATTTCTTTACAAATGAGATCCATTTTCTAAAGACTGAGCAGGCTCAAATGACTAACCAGATCCTCTTAGATATTCGTAAAGGCCTCTCAGAAAAGCTCTTGCAAGAGTGCCACTTCGAAGAAGAGTCTGGCTTTGACTTCGAGTCTCAACTCTTGGAGAGTATCAAAAAAGGCGACCTGCAAAAGGTTCGCCTCTTCCTGAGCCAAGATTTGACCCCCTCCTCCTATCATAAGGACCTGCGCTCGGAGAAAAACTATTCTATCATTCTCTTTGAGAAGCTCTCGCAGCTAGCCATTATGACGGGAGTTGACCAGCACTATGCCCATCATTCACGTGACTATTACATCGACAAATGTGAAGCCTGCCAAAAAGCCTCGGAGGTGCTACTCTTGAGAGAATCGGCTATTATTCTCTTCACCCAAAAAATCGGTCAGTTCAATAGCCATTCCTATCTTATCTCAAACATTCTCCACTACATCAACCAAAATTTATCCAAAAAACTATTGATTGGGACCATTGCTAAGGAGTTTAACTTCAGTGAATCCAACATTCGTAAGCTTTTTCGCAAGGAAATGGCCTGTTCTATCCAGCAGTATATCAGTCGCAAAAAAATCGAAGAGGCTAAGATTCTCTTACGACAACAAACGAGTGTCACTGAAATCAGTAATACCCTGGGTTATTCTGATGCTGCCCACTTCTCACGCAGCTTTAAAGCCATGGTCGGCATGTCACCCAAACAATTTCAAACGGCTCCTATCAGAGATATTGTCTAA
- a CDS encoding LPXTG cell wall anchor domain-containing protein: MTNMTKNAAEKQRFGNRKYRLGAASVLLAAVCAVGLSSTTAEGQDFDVFPIHQPSHYNGFGNEYGNSYYPVFIQGPQGAPGLQGIQGVSGPEGPAGPMGLQGIPGRDGAVGPQGPAGRDGRQGEQGPAGRDGQQGKQGERGRDGRDGLQGERGRDGRDGLQGERGQDGRDGRRGEKGERGRDGRRGEKGEAGRDGRDGTPGQNGRDGLDGKEGKAGKNGKNGKNGARGAEGRDGQNGRDGKDGMKGQDGKNGTDGTAGRDGRDGAKGRDGQAGRNGRDGAKGRDGKDGRKGQDGQHGTDGADGRAGLDGRHGRDGRDGRNGLDGVDGRDGLSPVVKTQTHSDGSHTITFLNPDGTRSSINLRNGKDGEPGKDGRDGKDGKDGLPGTPGRDGKDGAAGAPGRNGKDGQPGAPGRDGQNGQNGQPGRDGMNGQNGHNAPANNGKGNAAGMPAALNAPVAVAAANGQGQMAGEQLPSTGDSVNPFFTAAALAVLAGAGMLATTVKTKKED; the protein is encoded by the coding sequence ATGACAAACATGACTAAAAACGCAGCTGAAAAGCAACGTTTTGGTAACCGTAAATACCGTTTAGGTGCAGCATCAGTCCTCTTAGCAGCAGTGTGTGCAGTAGGATTATCAAGTACAACAGCAGAGGGACAAGATTTTGATGTATTTCCTATTCATCAGCCATCTCATTATAATGGTTTTGGAAACGAATATGGAAATAGCTACTATCCAGTATTTATCCAGGGCCCTCAAGGAGCACCAGGTTTACAAGGTATTCAAGGGGTTTCAGGACCCGAAGGTCCTGCTGGACCAATGGGACTACAAGGTATCCCAGGTCGCGATGGTGCGGTAGGACCACAAGGCCCAGCAGGCCGTGATGGTCGTCAAGGAGAGCAAGGCCCAGCAGGCCGTGATGGACAGCAAGGTAAACAAGGTGAAAGAGGTCGCGATGGACGAGATGGTTTACAGGGTGAAAGAGGTCGCGATGGACGAGATGGTTTACAGGGTGAAAGAGGTCAAGATGGTCGCGATGGCCGTCGAGGAGAGAAAGGTGAAAGAGGTCGCGATGGTCGTCGAGGAGAAAAAGGAGAAGCAGGTCGTGACGGTCGCGACGGCACTCCAGGACAAAATGGTCGTGATGGCTTAGACGGTAAGGAAGGAAAAGCCGGTAAAAACGGTAAGAACGGAAAAAATGGTGCTCGTGGTGCTGAAGGTCGTGATGGTCAAAATGGTCGCGACGGAAAAGATGGCATGAAAGGCCAAGACGGTAAGAACGGTACCGATGGAACAGCAGGTCGTGACGGTCGAGATGGTGCAAAAGGTCGCGATGGCCAAGCTGGCCGTAATGGTCGTGATGGTGCAAAAGGTCGTGATGGAAAAGATGGTCGTAAAGGTCAAGACGGTCAACACGGAACTGACGGTGCCGATGGTCGTGCAGGTTTAGACGGTCGCCATGGTCGTGATGGTCGCGATGGTCGTAATGGTCTAGACGGTGTAGATGGTCGTGATGGCTTATCTCCGGTTGTTAAAACACAAACTCATTCTGACGGTAGCCACACCATTACCTTCTTAAACCCAGATGGAACACGTTCATCAATCAACCTACGCAACGGTAAAGACGGTGAGCCAGGAAAAGATGGCCGTGATGGAAAAGACGGTAAAGATGGCTTGCCAGGAACACCAGGCCGTGATGGCAAAGATGGTGCAGCAGGAGCACCAGGACGCAATGGTAAAGACGGTCAACCAGGAGCACCAGGACGTGACGGTCAAAATGGTCAAAATGGACAACCAGGTCGCGATGGTATGAACGGTCAAAACGGCCACAATGCGCCAGCAAACAACGGCAAAGGTAATGCAGCTGGTATGCCTGCAGCCCTTAATGCGCCAGTAGCTGTGGCAGCAGCAAATGGCCAAGGTCAAATGGCTGGTGAGCAATTACCTTCAACAGGTGACAGCGTTAACCCATTCTTCACTGCTGCAGCGCTTGCAGTATTGGCTGGTGCTGGTATGTTGGCAACTACTGTTAAAACTAAAAAAGAAGACTAA
- the gatD gene encoding lipid II isoglutaminyl synthase subunit GatD, with product MTYTSLQSPTNRDYRYELNLAHLYGNLLNTYGDNGNVLMLKYVAEKLGAKVTVDIVSIGDTFDQDHYDIVFFGGGQDYEQSIVAKDLPAKKAAISQFIDQDKVILAICGGFQLLGQYYIQANGELINGIGVMGHYTLGQDKNRYIGDIKIHNQEFNETYYGFENHQGRTFLSADEKPLGQVIYGNGNNKEDQTEGVHYKNVFGSYFHGPILSRNVNLAYRLVTTALKNKYGPEIELSPYQEILAKEVAEEYADIKSKAAFDQ from the coding sequence ATGACCTATACCTCACTCCAATCTCCCACTAACCGTGACTACCGCTATGAGCTTAACCTAGCCCACCTCTACGGGAACTTACTGAACACCTACGGTGATAATGGCAACGTCCTCATGCTCAAGTATGTCGCAGAAAAACTAGGTGCCAAAGTCACCGTCGATATCGTCTCGATTGGCGACACCTTTGACCAAGACCACTACGACATCGTCTTTTTCGGTGGCGGTCAAGATTACGAACAAAGCATTGTCGCTAAGGATTTACCAGCAAAGAAAGCTGCCATCTCCCAGTTTATCGACCAAGATAAGGTCATCTTAGCCATCTGCGGGGGCTTCCAATTGTTAGGCCAGTACTATATCCAAGCTAACGGTGAGCTAATCAACGGCATCGGTGTCATGGGCCACTACACCCTAGGCCAAGACAAAAACCGCTATATCGGAGACATCAAGATCCACAATCAGGAATTTAATGAAACCTATTACGGTTTTGAAAACCACCAAGGCCGGACCTTTTTGTCTGCGGACGAAAAACCGCTCGGACAAGTCATCTATGGTAATGGTAACAACAAGGAAGACCAAACTGAAGGTGTCCACTACAAAAATGTCTTTGGCTCCTACTTTCACGGGCCTATCCTCTCGCGCAATGTTAACCTAGCCTACCGCTTGGTAACAACCGCTTTAAAGAACAAATATGGCCCTGAGATTGAGCTTTCTCCCTATCAGGAGATCTTAGCTAAGGAAGTGGCCGAAGAATATGCTGACATTAAGAGCAAGGCTGCTTTTGACCAGTAA